A genomic segment from Nocardia cyriacigeorgica GUH-2 encodes:
- a CDS encoding pyridoxamine 5'-phosphate oxidase family protein: protein MSGSITTDAARRRVVELERDHALALLAKAPFGRVVYTRDALPAIRPVNHIVDGGSVILRTRLASDFSAAVHNLPVMVVAYQADDIDVVSRTGWSVVVTGTARPVTDRDRINRYQDLLRPWVGLAMDDVIEIEPTLVNGIQLVDTESIGSSQEGSEVPGEDRELDRH from the coding sequence ATGAGCGGTTCGATCACCACAGATGCAGCGCGCCGGCGAGTCGTCGAGTTGGAGCGCGACCATGCGCTGGCCCTACTGGCGAAGGCTCCCTTCGGTCGCGTCGTGTACACACGCGACGCTCTCCCGGCAATCCGGCCGGTCAACCACATCGTCGACGGTGGCTCGGTCATCCTCCGTACCCGACTGGCCTCTGACTTCTCGGCGGCGGTCCACAATCTGCCGGTCATGGTCGTCGCCTACCAAGCCGACGACATCGACGTGGTCAGCCGCACCGGATGGTCGGTTGTGGTGACAGGAACCGCGCGGCCGGTCACCGATCGAGATCGGATCAATCGATATCAAGATCTGCTCCGGCCCTGGGTCGGCCTGGCCATGGATGACGTGATCGAGATCGAGCCGACGCTGGTCAACGGAATCCAGCTCGTCGACACCGAGAGCATCGGGTCCTCACAAGAGGGGTCGGAAGTCCCTGGGGAAGATCGCGAACTCGATCGACACTGA